The following proteins are co-located in the Chryseobacterium daecheongense genome:
- the lepB gene encoding signal peptidase I: MNYFLTYTVYVLILSVLMGISTWKLFKKLGYSPLFAFIPFYNYFIVLKETKHPKWWAILSYLPIVGPIMMSVFHIYLMKKFGKNLFQHQLLTVILPFIYMATVNYSKDTEVEDENELFLTDEEKNAKKKDSFIGSVTFAVVFATIIHVFVTQPFGIPTGSMERTLLVGDFLFVNKWSYGYRLPMRPLAIPFLQGTIFDSGEKGNPKDDPKSYVDGVKLPYARIMQFSKPQKNDVLVFNYPQDSVHTAIDRKDPYVKRCVATAGDTFEMRAGRLFVNGKPETVLGDQEVQHAYTVNTGTQLDIPGLYNTYGFLPVREMQTDKGFVYMFQGLTDKTAKEIKALPNVIDMEESIFPKDSATVQHKLNADRTAYTKSIDTTQSIFPINKPWNQDWYGPLRIPKKGDVVAINKETLPMYQWIISEYEHNSLENKDGKILINGKEANQYTIQQDYYMMVGDNRDASLDARFFGFVPEENIVGKPMFTWMSLQGVFKDASSTYQAPFKIRWERMFKATNTGEANKTSYWWIAAMILILFFGWDYFVKLFRKKKTEEDL; encoded by the coding sequence ATGAATTATTTTTTAACTTATACAGTATACGTTCTCATTTTATCCGTATTAATGGGGATCTCAACATGGAAGCTGTTCAAAAAATTAGGGTATAGCCCTTTATTTGCTTTTATACCTTTTTACAATTATTTTATTGTTTTAAAAGAGACCAAACACCCTAAATGGTGGGCTATTTTATCATATTTGCCGATCGTAGGTCCGATTATGATGTCGGTTTTTCATATTTATCTTATGAAAAAGTTTGGAAAAAATCTTTTCCAGCACCAGCTTCTAACTGTTATTTTGCCGTTCATATACATGGCTACGGTCAATTATTCTAAAGATACAGAGGTAGAAGACGAAAATGAGCTATTCCTTACGGATGAAGAGAAAAATGCTAAAAAGAAAGATTCCTTCATAGGTTCAGTGACTTTTGCTGTTGTATTTGCAACGATTATTCACGTTTTTGTAACACAACCTTTCGGTATCCCTACAGGATCCATGGAAAGAACCCTTTTAGTAGGAGATTTCCTTTTTGTAAATAAATGGAGCTATGGATACAGATTGCCGATGCGTCCGCTTGCAATTCCTTTCTTACAGGGAACAATCTTTGATTCCGGAGAAAAAGGAAACCCGAAGGATGATCCCAAATCTTATGTTGATGGAGTGAAGCTACCTTACGCCAGAATAATGCAATTCAGCAAACCTCAGAAAAATGATGTTCTTGTTTTCAACTATCCTCAGGATTCAGTGCATACAGCTATTGACAGGAAAGACCCTTATGTAAAAAGATGTGTGGCAACTGCCGGCGATACTTTTGAAATGAGAGCTGGAAGACTTTTTGTAAACGGAAAACCAGAAACGGTTTTAGGGGATCAGGAAGTTCAGCACGCATATACAGTTAACACAGGTACTCAATTGGATATTCCAGGATTATACAATACATATGGATTCTTGCCCGTAAGAGAAATGCAGACGGATAAAGGATTTGTATACATGTTCCAGGGATTAACCGATAAAACGGCTAAAGAGATCAAAGCATTGCCGAACGTAATTGATATGGAAGAAAGTATTTTTCCTAAGGATTCAGCTACGGTTCAGCACAAGCTTAACGCCGACAGAACGGCTTACACAAAAAGTATCGATACCACTCAATCTATATTTCCTATCAATAAGCCTTGGAATCAGGACTGGTACGGACCTCTTAGAATACCTAAGAAAGGTGATGTGGTCGCAATTAATAAAGAAACGCTTCCGATGTATCAGTGGATTATTTCGGAGTATGAACACAATAGCCTGGAAAATAAAGACGGAAAAATTCTAATCAATGGTAAAGAAGCCAATCAGTATACAATCCAACAGGATTATTATATGATGGTTGGAGATAACAGAGATGCTTCACTTGATGCAAGATTCTTTGGTTTTGTTCCTGAAGAAAATATTGTAGGAAAGCCAATGTTTACATGGATGAGTCTGCAAGGTGTTTTCAAAGATGCCAGCTCTACATATCAGGCGCCTTTCAAGATCCGATGGGAGAGAATGTTTAAAGCTACAAATACAGGAGAAGCCAATAAAACTTCATACTGGTGGATTGCAGCGATGATTCTTATTCTATTCTTCGGATGGGACTATTTTGTTAAACTATTCAGAAAGAAAAAAACTGAGGAGGATTTATAA
- a CDS encoding WbqC family protein, whose translation MKNVLLPVFYLPPISWFSVFLDPENEVTFEQFENFPKQTYRNRANIYGANGKLSLIIPISHTGKRQFKEIEISNREDWRKLHWKSIKTAYQSSPYFEFYEDKLIRLFELKENYLLDFNLKGLEIIQQILKTEKAYSLNEEYIKNPEEVNFREKFSAKFASEYKMDDYYQTFSDKMGFLSDLSILDLICNKGPESLTYIKNIKQSY comes from the coding sequence ATGAAGAATGTATTATTACCGGTGTTTTATTTACCACCGATTTCCTGGTTTTCAGTGTTTTTAGATCCTGAAAATGAGGTTACTTTTGAACAATTCGAAAATTTTCCCAAACAGACGTACCGAAACCGGGCGAATATTTATGGGGCAAACGGAAAACTTTCTTTGATCATCCCGATCAGTCATACGGGTAAAAGACAATTCAAAGAAATAGAGATCTCCAACAGGGAAGATTGGAGAAAGCTCCACTGGAAATCTATCAAGACAGCTTATCAAAGTTCTCCTTATTTCGAATTTTATGAAGATAAACTGATCAGATTATTTGAATTAAAAGAAAACTATCTTTTGGATTTCAATCTTAAAGGTTTAGAGATCATACAACAAATCCTAAAAACGGAAAAGGCATACTCTTTGAATGAAGAGTATATCAAAAATCCTGAAGAAGTAAATTTCAGAGAAAAATTTTCTGCAAAATTTGCTTCCGAATATAAAATGGATGATTACTATCAGACATTTTCTGATAAAATGGGATTTTTAAGTGATCTGTCAATTTTGGACCTTATTTGTAACAAAGGGCCTGAATCTTTGACTTATATAAAAAATATTAAACAATCATACTAG